A region from the Populus trichocarpa isolate Nisqually-1 chromosome 18, P.trichocarpa_v4.1, whole genome shotgun sequence genome encodes:
- the LOC7484046 gene encoding probable serine/threonine-protein kinase PIX13 isoform X6 → MGICWSAKPNPSPAPAPASASAPAPDPLIDPDAAPTPPGHLIEGDISFLVSNVSGNSWFSIATTNFTTWISQAKDAIRGKNVPEDIEIPALPSKLKVFTLEQLKEATFDFRNDMVLGKGGFGSVYKGSLKEKVPFKKSRKLRIAVKKLGSNSKQGLRQWQTEVGFLAKLSHPNIVKLLGYCQEEENRELLIVYEFMEKGSLNYHLFGKRSDQQLPWETRLMIATEMAQALSYLHSMDRPIIFRDFKTSNILLDESYTPKLSDFGLAKWGPNDGTSYVTGNVMGTHGYVGPEYKTGGLRAIDKKRPPKQQDLQEWALPFLTDRKKLRQIMDPRLQGKYGSKQALKIAMLAVRCLYSHPMIRPSMKEVAETLERVKLRT, encoded by the exons ATGGGAATTTGTTGGAGTGCCAAGCCAAATCCATCCCCTGCACCAGCACCAGCTTCTGCATCAGCACCAGCCCCGGATCCATTAATTGACCCAGACGCAGCTCCTACCCCTCCTGGACATCTCATTGAAG GTGATATATCTTTTCTTGTTAGCAATGTCTCTGGCAACAGCTGGTTCTCTATAGCCACCACCAATTTTACAACATGGATTTCTCAAGCAAAGGATGCTATTCGGGGTAAAAATGTCCCCGAGGACATCGAAATCCCAGCCCTTCCGTCAAAGTTGAAAGTTTTCACGTTGGAACAATTGAAGGAAGCAACCTTCGATTTTAGAAATGACATGGTCCTGGGAAAGGGAGGGTTTGGCAGTGTCTACAAGGGTTCACTAAAAGAAAAGGTGCCTTTTAAGAAAAGTAGGAAATTGCGCATTGCTGTCAAGAAATTGGGTTCAAATAGCAAGCAAGGACTTAGACAGTGGCAG ACAGAGGTTGGTTTCTTGGCAAAGCTTTCTCATCCCAACATTGTGAAGTTGCTTGGATACTGtcaggaagaagaaaatagagagTTGCTTATTGTCTATGAATTCATGGAGAAGGGTAGTTTAAATTACCATTTGTTTGGAA AACGATCTGATCAGCAACTTCCTTGGGAAACAAGACTGATGATTGCAACAGAAATGGCTCAAGCCCTGTCTTATTTGCATTCTATGGATAGGCCAATAATTTTCAGAGATTTCAAGACCTCAAATATATTACTTGATGAG TCTTATACTCCGAAGCTGTCAGATTTTGGCTTGGCAAAATGGGGACCCAATGATGGCACTTCATATGTAACAGGAAATGTTATGGGTACACATGGTTATGTTGGTCCGGAATATAAGACTGGAG GCTTACGGGCGATCGATAAAAAACGTCCGCCTAAGCAACAAGACCTGCAAGAATGGGCATTACCATTTCTAACCGACAGAAAAAAGCTGAGACAAATCATGGACCCCAGATTGCAGGGGAAGTATGGTAGCAAACAAGCTTTGAAAATAGCTATGCTTGCCGTAAGATGTCTTTACTCGCATCCCATGATCCGGCCATCAATGAAAGAAGTTGCCGAGACACTAGAACGAGTAAAGCTTCGGACTTGA
- the LOC7484046 gene encoding probable serine/threonine-protein kinase PIX13 isoform X1 produces MGICWSAKPNPSPAPAPASASAPAPDPLIDPDAAPTPPGHLIEGDISFLVSNVSGNSWFSIATTNFTTWISQAKDAIRGKNVPEDIEIPALPSKLKVFTLEQLKEATFDFRNDMVLGKGGFGSVYKGSLKEKVPFKKSRKLRIAVKKLGSNSKQGLRQWQTEVGFLAKLSHPNIVKLLGYCQEEENRELLIVYEFMEKGSLNYHLFGKRSDQQLPWETRLMIATEMAQALSYLHSMDRPIIFRDFKTSNILLDESYTPKLSDFGLAKWGPNDGTSYVTGNVMGTHGYVGPEYKTGGKLYVKSDVYSFGVVLIELLTGLRAIDKKRPPKQQDLQEWALPFLTDRKKLRQIMDPRLQGKYGSKQALKIAMLAVRCLYSHPMIRPSMKEVAETLERVKLRT; encoded by the exons ATGGGAATTTGTTGGAGTGCCAAGCCAAATCCATCCCCTGCACCAGCACCAGCTTCTGCATCAGCACCAGCCCCGGATCCATTAATTGACCCAGACGCAGCTCCTACCCCTCCTGGACATCTCATTGAAG GTGATATATCTTTTCTTGTTAGCAATGTCTCTGGCAACAGCTGGTTCTCTATAGCCACCACCAATTTTACAACATGGATTTCTCAAGCAAAGGATGCTATTCGGGGTAAAAATGTCCCCGAGGACATCGAAATCCCAGCCCTTCCGTCAAAGTTGAAAGTTTTCACGTTGGAACAATTGAAGGAAGCAACCTTCGATTTTAGAAATGACATGGTCCTGGGAAAGGGAGGGTTTGGCAGTGTCTACAAGGGTTCACTAAAAGAAAAGGTGCCTTTTAAGAAAAGTAGGAAATTGCGCATTGCTGTCAAGAAATTGGGTTCAAATAGCAAGCAAGGACTTAGACAGTGGCAG ACAGAGGTTGGTTTCTTGGCAAAGCTTTCTCATCCCAACATTGTGAAGTTGCTTGGATACTGtcaggaagaagaaaatagagagTTGCTTATTGTCTATGAATTCATGGAGAAGGGTAGTTTAAATTACCATTTGTTTGGAA AACGATCTGATCAGCAACTTCCTTGGGAAACAAGACTGATGATTGCAACAGAAATGGCTCAAGCCCTGTCTTATTTGCATTCTATGGATAGGCCAATAATTTTCAGAGATTTCAAGACCTCAAATATATTACTTGATGAG TCTTATACTCCGAAGCTGTCAGATTTTGGCTTGGCAAAATGGGGACCCAATGATGGCACTTCATATGTAACAGGAAATGTTATGGGTACACATGGTTATGTTGGTCCGGAATATAAGACTGGAG GGAAACTGTATGTAAAGAGCGATGTCTATAGTTTCGGAGTAGTTTTGATCGAGTTGCTAACAGGCTTACGGGCGATCGATAAAAAACGTCCGCCTAAGCAACAAGACCTGCAAGAATGGGCATTACCATTTCTAACCGACAGAAAAAAGCTGAGACAAATCATGGACCCCAGATTGCAGGGGAAGTATGGTAGCAAACAAGCTTTGAAAATAGCTATGCTTGCCGTAAGATGTCTTTACTCGCATCCCATGATCCGGCCATCAATGAAAGAAGTTGCCGAGACACTAGAACGAGTAAAGCTTCGGACTTGA